In Candidatus Palauibacter australiensis, a genomic segment contains:
- a CDS encoding BatD family protein: MRPLRLPARSGRPATVAVLGWLVGCILAPGTLSGQGVTASAHLDRGEVGVGQTFTLNVVLEGVQRFDQDPALPDMAAFAAFLSSGTQTSVRIVNGQTTVSLTVQYRFQATTEGTFEIGPVTVEAGGETLTTEPLSLRVSSTPQPAPGAGGAPAGQPSDPGTIGPDDLFIVAEPDKRRVRENEPVIVEYRLFTRVNVSSYGVTRLPGTAGFWVEEFELPQQPQVEQVERDGVAYATAVIRKVALYPTGPGTKTLEPLAIEAQARVQRRSRDPFDDVFGGVFNRSSLFGDVVTAGAASRPVEIEVLPLPAEGRPADFTGLVGDLAVESSVDRDSLAANEAVTLRVEVSGSGNLKALAPPELAFPPTVEAFPPEVSDRLRTADAGVSGTRSWEYVLIPRAPGTLTIPGVDMGYYDTAADRYEIASAAPVELRVTGRAVEDALPGARARGSVEALRSDIRFIRIDTPRFRRRGETLFDQAWFWIVALAPVGMVAGAAGLRRRRDRLAGDRAYARDRRAARVAKKRLARAAGLAGGDDARAFYAETTQALEGFVADKLDTSAAGMIRDDLRAALLRRGAREPAVEEYFAVLEDCDRQRFAPVGAEIEERKAFLARAESVLSALAGELR, from the coding sequence ATGCGACCCCTTCGACTCCCGGCCCGCAGCGGACGTCCGGCCACCGTCGCCGTGCTCGGCTGGCTCGTGGGCTGCATTCTCGCTCCGGGGACGCTTTCGGGGCAGGGTGTCACGGCCTCGGCGCATCTCGACCGCGGCGAGGTGGGCGTGGGGCAGACCTTCACGCTCAACGTCGTGCTGGAGGGCGTCCAGCGCTTCGACCAGGACCCGGCCCTTCCCGACATGGCCGCCTTCGCCGCCTTCCTGAGCAGCGGGACCCAGACTTCCGTCCGGATCGTGAACGGCCAAACGACCGTCTCCCTCACCGTGCAATACCGTTTCCAGGCGACGACGGAGGGGACGTTCGAGATCGGGCCGGTAACGGTCGAGGCGGGCGGCGAGACGCTGACAACGGAGCCGCTGAGCCTGCGGGTTTCATCAACCCCCCAGCCGGCGCCGGGGGCGGGGGGAGCGCCCGCGGGGCAGCCCTCCGATCCGGGAACCATCGGCCCGGACGACCTCTTCATCGTGGCCGAGCCGGACAAGCGCCGCGTACGGGAGAACGAGCCGGTCATCGTCGAATACCGGCTCTTTACGCGCGTCAACGTGAGTTCGTACGGGGTCACGCGACTCCCCGGCACGGCGGGCTTCTGGGTCGAGGAGTTCGAGCTGCCGCAGCAGCCGCAGGTCGAGCAGGTCGAGCGCGACGGGGTTGCGTACGCGACGGCGGTGATCCGGAAGGTGGCGCTGTACCCGACCGGGCCGGGCACGAAGACGCTCGAGCCGCTCGCGATCGAGGCGCAGGCCCGCGTGCAGCGGCGGTCGCGCGATCCGTTCGACGATGTGTTCGGGGGGGTCTTCAACCGGAGTTCCCTGTTCGGCGACGTCGTGACGGCGGGCGCCGCGTCCCGTCCGGTCGAGATCGAGGTGCTCCCCCTCCCCGCCGAGGGCCGGCCCGCGGACTTCACCGGGCTCGTGGGGGATCTGGCGGTCGAGAGTTCCGTCGACCGGGACAGTCTCGCCGCGAACGAGGCGGTCACGTTGCGCGTGGAGGTGTCGGGTTCCGGCAACCTGAAGGCGCTGGCGCCGCCGGAACTCGCCTTCCCGCCGACCGTGGAGGCCTTTCCGCCCGAGGTGTCGGATCGCCTGCGAACCGCCGACGCGGGCGTCTCGGGGACGCGGAGCTGGGAGTACGTCCTCATCCCCCGTGCGCCCGGAACGCTGACGATACCGGGCGTGGACATGGGGTACTACGACACCGCGGCGGACCGTTACGAGATCGCGTCGGCGGCGCCGGTAGAGCTGCGGGTCACGGGCCGGGCGGTCGAGGACGCGCTGCCGGGAGCACGCGCGCGCGGCTCCGTCGAGGCCCTGCGCTCGGACATCCGCTTCATCCGGATCGACACGCCGCGCTTCCGCCGCCGGGGTGAGACGCTGTTCGACCAGGCATGGTTCTGGATCGTCGCGCTTGCGCCCGTCGGCATGGTCGCGGGCGCGGCCGGGCTGCGCCGCCGCCGCGACCGGCTCGCCGGCGACCGGGCGTACGCTCGCGACCGCCGGGCCGCCCGCGTGGCGAAGAAGCGCCTCGCCCGGGCCGCCGGGCTCGCGGGAGGCGACGATGCGCGCGCCTTCTACGCCGAGACCACCCAGGCGCTCGAGGGGTTCGTCGCCGACAAGCTCGACACTTCCGCGGCCGGGATGATCCGCGACGACCTGCGCGCCGCCCTGCTCCGCCGCGGCGCCCGCGAGCCCGCCGTCGAAGAGTACTTCGCCGTCCTCGAGGACTGCGACCGGCAGCGGTTCGCCCCGGTCGGCGCCGAGATCGAAGAACGCAAGGCCTTTCTGGCCCGCGCCGAGTCCGTGCTGTCCGCCCTGGCGGGAGAACTCCGATGA
- a CDS encoding tetratricopeptide repeat protein, protein MTAGRTGGRRGGLAAIGLPAVVLALAPTLALASSTGPASAMELATPQEAAPAAAPADRFQAGNSLYQAGDHEGALEAWLGLHEDGFESGELHYNIGNAYFRLGELGRAILFYERAKVALPRDESVRVNLELARSLTADQITPLPGFWVPRVARWAVQLVPRAWLIAILALGYLGLASILLYRLLSTTPPRWTRHSAVAAAALAFVVGTNLLVREFGIGRAERGVILQTEAAVQSAPSDDPSLQLFTIHEGAVVRIDRRSSDWLEIVLEDGKVGWVRAGDLETI, encoded by the coding sequence ATGACGGCCGGCCGAACCGGAGGGCGTCGGGGCGGACTCGCGGCGATCGGGCTCCCCGCCGTGGTGCTCGCCCTGGCGCCAACGCTCGCGCTCGCCTCGTCGACCGGTCCGGCCTCGGCGATGGAACTCGCCACCCCGCAGGAAGCTGCGCCCGCCGCGGCGCCCGCCGACCGGTTCCAGGCGGGGAACAGCCTCTACCAGGCCGGAGACCATGAGGGGGCCCTCGAGGCCTGGCTCGGGCTGCACGAGGACGGGTTCGAGAGCGGCGAACTCCACTACAACATCGGCAACGCCTACTTCAGGCTCGGCGAACTGGGCCGGGCCATCCTCTTCTACGAGCGCGCCAAGGTCGCGCTGCCCCGCGATGAGAGCGTGCGGGTGAACCTCGAACTCGCGCGCTCCCTGACCGCCGACCAGATCACGCCGCTTCCCGGATTCTGGGTGCCCCGCGTCGCCAGGTGGGCAGTGCAACTCGTGCCGCGCGCGTGGCTCATCGCGATCCTTGCGCTGGGCTACCTGGGGCTGGCTTCCATCCTGCTCTACCGGCTCCTCTCCACCACACCGCCGCGCTGGACCCGCCACTCCGCCGTGGCCGCCGCCGCCCTCGCCTTCGTCGTCGGCACGAACCTCCTGGTCCGTGAATTCGGCATCGGGCGCGCGGAGCGCGGGGTGATCCTGCAGACGGAGGCCGCCGTCCAGAGCGCGCCCTCCGACGATCCCTCGTTGCAGCTGTTCACGATTCACGAGGGGGCCGTGGTCCGGATCGACCGGAGATCGAGCGACTGGCTTGAGATCGTGCTGGAGGACGGAAAGGTCGGCTGGGTCCGGGCCGGAGACCTCGAAACGATCTAG
- a CDS encoding DNA-3-methyladenine glycosylase: MQGRTIETPDDIAEGLAALVRIDGRLADVVEKAGAVPLRRRPAGFEGLARTIVAQMVSKAAATAIWERLVEEAEGCEPARVAGLSDAQCRRIGLSRSKEATLKGAAEAVQSGRLDPQALCLMPAEASIAAMTALKGIGVWTAEVYLLFCAGHSDVFPAGDLALRNAAGHALGLEQRPDEKTLRDIARGWRPWRSVAARLLWEYYTTEMRRRNAIPTGSRDRQDSGG, encoded by the coding sequence ATGCAGGGGAGAACGATAGAAACGCCGGACGACATCGCCGAGGGCCTCGCGGCGTTGGTGCGGATCGACGGACGGCTCGCCGATGTGGTCGAAAAGGCGGGGGCGGTGCCGCTGCGGCGAAGGCCCGCGGGCTTCGAGGGCCTCGCCCGGACGATCGTCGCGCAGATGGTCTCGAAGGCGGCGGCCACCGCGATCTGGGAGCGGCTCGTCGAGGAGGCGGAAGGTTGCGAGCCCGCACGGGTCGCCGGGCTCTCCGATGCGCAGTGCCGCCGGATCGGGCTGTCCCGGTCGAAGGAGGCGACGCTCAAGGGCGCCGCTGAGGCGGTTCAAAGCGGTCGGCTCGACCCCCAGGCGCTGTGCCTCATGCCGGCCGAGGCATCCATCGCGGCCATGACGGCCCTCAAGGGGATCGGCGTGTGGACGGCCGAGGTCTATCTCCTCTTCTGTGCCGGCCACAGCGACGTCTTCCCGGCGGGCGACCTTGCGCTGCGTAACGCGGCGGGCCATGCGCTCGGCCTCGAGCAGCGTCCCGACGAAAAAACGCTCCGTGACATCGCCCGCGGCTGGCGACCCTGGCGGAGCGTGGCGGCGCGCCTGCTCTGGGAATACTACACGACGGAAATGCGCCGGCGAAACGCGATTCCCACAGGTTCGCGGGATCGCCAGGACTCGGGCGGCTAG
- a CDS encoding FAD-dependent oxidoreductase: MKRRTLIKTVGAAALGSSLGACSPAWRRLPPGSTASSLPLLRVARDRVIRTTVGLRPFRPAGFRVAMERLDEKTVIHNYGHGGAGISLSWGTGLLVSELAEPHPSRQAAVIGAGAVGLATARQLQRRGFDVTIHARALPPDTTSNMAYAGFSPLSNLVSAPERTPAFDAQFDRAVRASYEQMQLFAGAGRGVSWMTTYTWTNRLSSRRPEDSGLDETESGLDPDVDVGATVLQPGEHPFPGTYALRRPTLRIEPSIFLDRLMEEFLLFGGRVRIRSFEAPRDLMSLDEPLIANCTGLGSRALFGDDTMTPIKGQLTFLAPQPGIDYSLEGSAPGGGRIGILPRSDGIALGHVMERGDWSLEPIEEAIATRLDRAGRLMAAMADHPSGLGGVAAVPRSPAMRHALEGNPVPATPPPVESFFDIQS, from the coding sequence GTGAAACGTCGAACGCTGATCAAGACCGTGGGCGCCGCGGCGCTGGGCTCGAGTCTCGGCGCGTGCTCCCCCGCCTGGCGCCGTCTTCCGCCGGGCTCCACTGCGTCGAGCCTCCCCCTCCTCCGCGTCGCGCGGGACCGCGTCATTCGGACCACCGTGGGTCTCAGACCCTTCCGGCCCGCCGGTTTCCGCGTAGCCATGGAGCGGCTGGACGAGAAGACGGTCATCCACAACTACGGCCACGGCGGCGCGGGGATCTCCCTTTCGTGGGGGACGGGACTGCTCGTGTCGGAACTGGCCGAACCTCATCCTTCGAGGCAAGCCGCCGTCATCGGAGCCGGCGCGGTCGGCCTCGCCACCGCGCGGCAACTCCAGCGCCGCGGGTTCGACGTGACGATCCACGCGCGCGCCCTCCCGCCCGACACGACCTCGAACATGGCCTACGCCGGGTTCTCGCCGCTCTCCAACCTGGTGTCGGCGCCGGAACGGACTCCGGCCTTCGACGCGCAGTTCGACCGGGCCGTTCGCGCATCCTACGAGCAGATGCAGCTGTTCGCCGGAGCCGGACGCGGCGTGTCGTGGATGACGACGTACACGTGGACGAACCGCCTCTCGAGTCGGCGGCCGGAAGACTCCGGACTCGACGAGACCGAGAGCGGCCTCGACCCGGACGTCGACGTGGGCGCTACCGTGCTGCAGCCGGGAGAACACCCCTTCCCCGGCACCTACGCTCTCCGCCGGCCGACGCTCCGCATCGAGCCGTCGATCTTTCTCGACCGGCTGATGGAGGAGTTCCTCCTTTTCGGCGGACGCGTGCGGATCCGGAGCTTCGAGGCACCGCGCGACCTCATGTCGCTCGACGAACCGCTCATCGCCAACTGCACCGGTCTCGGCTCGCGGGCCCTGTTCGGCGACGACACGATGACCCCGATCAAGGGCCAGCTCACCTTCCTCGCTCCGCAGCCCGGGATCGACTACAGCCTCGAAGGCAGCGCGCCGGGCGGCGGCCGCATCGGGATTCTCCCGCGTTCGGACGGGATCGCGCTCGGACACGTGATGGAGCGCGGCGACTGGAGCCTGGAACCGATCGAGGAGGCGATCGCGACCCGGCTCGACCGCGCGGGCCGGCTCATGGCGGCGATGGCGGACCACCCCTCGGGACTCGGCGGGGTCGCCGCCGTCCCCCGGTCACCCGCGATGCGTCACGCGCTCGAAGGCAACCCCGTGCCGGCGACCCCGCCCCCGGTCGAGAGCTTCTTCGACATCCAGTCCTAG